The Mucilaginibacter mallensis genome has a segment encoding these proteins:
- a CDS encoding PQQ-dependent sugar dehydrogenase has product MKTNSLFSLVMPLALIPALILTNPITNKKTVPHTKTVAADAGLTLPSGFEASVVADNLGQARHLAITPQNDIYVKLNHFKNGKGILFLHQNGDKATVANSFGNYGGTGMYIKDGYLYASSDEDVYRYKLNAKSEVINPDVPEKIISGLLNRREHESKSIVLDNDGNIYVNVGAYSNSCQFKDRQKGSIGRPGCPILDSAGGIWQFKADKLDQHYGDGVHYAKGIRNTVGLDWNQQNNQLYVMQHGRDQLHDLFPDLYTVQQSAVEPAECLYALKKGDDAGWPYIYYDQERHEKILAPEYGGDSKKTAGEGTIDPTVAFPGHLAPDGLLFYTGNQFPERYKNGAFIAFHGSWNRAPEPQAGYFVVFQPFKDGKPDGKWEVFADGFAGTQAQKESGRAEHRPCGLAQGPDGSLYVSDDSKGTIYKITYKK; this is encoded by the coding sequence ATGAAAACCAATAGCTTATTTTCATTAGTTATGCCGTTAGCCCTCATTCCGGCTTTGATATTAACTAACCCGATAACAAACAAAAAAACAGTTCCTCATACAAAAACAGTTGCTGCCGATGCTGGTCTCACGCTGCCCTCTGGTTTTGAAGCCAGCGTAGTAGCCGATAATTTAGGGCAAGCCAGGCATTTGGCTATTACACCTCAAAATGACATTTATGTAAAGCTTAACCATTTTAAAAACGGTAAGGGCATCCTGTTTCTGCACCAAAATGGTGATAAAGCTACAGTAGCTAATAGCTTTGGCAACTATGGTGGTACCGGCATGTACATTAAAGATGGCTACTTATATGCATCATCTGATGAAGACGTTTACCGCTATAAATTAAATGCTAAAAGTGAGGTTATAAATCCCGATGTACCTGAGAAGATCATATCTGGCTTGTTAAACCGCCGCGAACATGAGTCAAAATCAATCGTGCTTGATAACGATGGCAATATATACGTGAATGTTGGGGCCTACTCCAACTCATGCCAGTTTAAGGACAGGCAAAAAGGCTCCATAGGCAGACCTGGTTGTCCTATACTGGACTCAGCGGGCGGTATATGGCAATTTAAAGCCGATAAGCTTGATCAGCATTATGGCGATGGCGTTCACTATGCAAAAGGCATAAGGAACACTGTGGGCCTCGACTGGAACCAGCAGAACAATCAACTATATGTTATGCAGCATGGCCGCGATCAACTGCATGATCTGTTCCCTGATCTGTATACCGTACAACAATCAGCCGTTGAACCAGCCGAGTGCTTATATGCATTAAAAAAAGGCGATGATGCCGGATGGCCTTACATTTATTACGATCAGGAAAGACATGAAAAAATATTGGCACCCGAATATGGCGGCGACAGCAAAAAAACCGCTGGCGAAGGCACTATTGATCCTACAGTAGCATTCCCGGGCCACCTTGCACCTGATGGTTTATTATTTTACACCGGCAACCAGTTCCCTGAGCGTTACAAAAACGGTGCCTTCATAGCGTTCCATGGCTCATGGAACCGTGCACCTGAACCACAGGCAGGCTATTTCGTGGTATTCCAACCGTTTAAGGATGGGAAACCAGATGGGAAATGGGAAGTGTTCGCCGATGGTTTTGCAGGCACACAAGCACAAAAAGAATCTGGCCGTGCCGAACACCGTCCATGCGGCTTAGCGCAAGGGCCTGATGGTTCGCTGTATGTAAGTGATGATTCAAAAGGGACTATTTATAAGATTACCTACAAAAAATAA
- a CDS encoding c-type cytochrome: MNTKRTAVLLSLLIAFSLGSYAQTKHKSSTHVSLATSIANGKNIYIQNCASCHQTDGGGAGNMNPPLIKTTYVLGNKTTLIKIILNGFSDNVEINGQTYQNTMASHDFLKDQEIADVLTYVRNSFTNKASAVTASQVKTVRANNKPAK; the protein is encoded by the coding sequence ATGAATACTAAAAGAACCGCTGTATTGCTGTCCCTGTTAATAGCATTTTCGCTGGGCTCATATGCGCAAACCAAGCATAAAAGTTCAACACATGTAAGCCTGGCTACATCAATAGCCAATGGTAAAAATATCTATATTCAGAATTGTGCAAGCTGCCATCAAACTGATGGCGGCGGCGCTGGCAATATGAACCCGCCCTTAATAAAAACCACTTATGTTTTAGGTAATAAAACCACACTCATAAAGATCATATTGAATGGATTCAGCGATAATGTTGAGATCAACGGCCAAACCTACCAAAACACCATGGCATCACATGATTTTTTAAAGGATCAGGAAATTGCCGATGTGCTTACCTATGTGCGTAACAGCTTTACCAACAAAGCCAGCGCGGTTACAGCATCGCAGGTAAAAACAGTAAGGGCGAATAATAAGCCAGCTAAATAG
- a CDS encoding MGH1-like glycoside hydrolase domain-containing protein, with the protein MNTEQTRLQDLSWKKWGPYVSDRQWGTVREDYSADGDAWNFITHDMARSKAYRWGEEGVAGICDDDQLLCFAVALWNKKDPILKERYFGLSNPEGNHGEDVKELYYYLDNTPTHSYMKTLYKYPQQEYPYAWLVNENKRRGRNDPEFELIDTGLLNNDQYFDVFTEYAKNAQDDILIKITINNRGAQDCSLNVLPTIWFRNTWAWGYDNYVPELLADSHGVIEVYHKDLGQMWLNGEGSPELLFCDNETNTKRLYGYDDGKPYYKDGINDYIVNGADTVNPKKTGTKAAINFDITVKAKQSHVVRLRLSKNAKNDFTDFDAVFNARITEADEFYKDVQKENPDADSVMVQRQAFAGMLWTKQFYHYNIHHWLNGDPAGPKPPASRMNGRNSKWMHLNTKDVISMPDKWEYPWFASWDLAFHCLPLARLDMNFAKNQLMLLVRDWYMHPNGEFPAYEWDFADANPPVLAKVAMTIYNLDKDNNEGKGDTYFLERIFHKLMLNFTWWVNRKDAAGNNIFEGGFLGLDNIGVFDRNAHLPMGEHLEQADGTSWMAMYSLNLLRMAAELAVYNKAYNDIASKFFEHFIYIAGAMANLGDNNQGLWDDTDGFFYDQIRLPDNSTEKMRIRSLVGLIPLFAAEVLDENDILNNPIFKNRLKWFADNRPDLAALVSRWNEKSSTGKHLISLLRGYRMKMLLKYMLDENEFLSDYGIRSVSKYHLEHPYETTINGVNFSIKYTPAESDSGLFGGNSNWRGPIWMPMNYLLIESLQRFYQYYGDDFKIECPTGSGVFMNLKEVANELYKRVSSIFLRDDTGRRPVFGAYDKIQYDASFKDYVLFYEYFDGDNGRGVGASHQTGWTGLITTCLYKE; encoded by the coding sequence ATGAACACAGAACAAACGCGACTGCAGGATTTAAGCTGGAAAAAATGGGGCCCATATGTAAGCGACAGGCAATGGGGAACCGTTAGAGAGGATTACAGTGCCGACGGTGATGCCTGGAATTTCATTACGCATGATATGGCCCGCAGCAAGGCTTATCGCTGGGGTGAGGAGGGCGTAGCCGGGATATGTGATGATGACCAGCTGCTTTGTTTCGCTGTGGCTTTATGGAACAAAAAGGACCCGATATTAAAAGAGCGTTATTTTGGCTTAAGCAACCCGGAGGGTAATCATGGTGAGGATGTTAAGGAGCTGTATTATTATTTGGATAATACGCCAACACATTCGTACATGAAAACGCTGTATAAATATCCGCAGCAGGAATACCCGTATGCATGGCTGGTTAATGAAAATAAAAGGCGTGGCAGAAATGACCCGGAGTTTGAGCTGATAGATACCGGCTTGTTAAATAACGATCAGTATTTTGATGTATTTACCGAGTATGCTAAAAATGCGCAGGATGATATCTTAATAAAAATCACCATAAATAACAGGGGGGCACAGGATTGCAGTTTAAATGTATTGCCAACCATCTGGTTTCGCAATACATGGGCCTGGGGATACGATAACTATGTGCCGGAGCTATTGGCCGATTCGCATGGGGTTATTGAAGTGTACCATAAGGACCTGGGGCAGATGTGGCTGAATGGTGAAGGATCGCCGGAATTGTTGTTCTGTGATAATGAAACCAATACCAAACGCTTGTATGGATATGATGATGGTAAGCCATATTATAAAGATGGTATAAATGACTATATAGTAAATGGCGCCGATACCGTAAATCCGAAAAAGACGGGTACTAAGGCTGCCATTAATTTTGACATAACTGTTAAGGCTAAGCAAAGCCATGTGGTTAGGCTGCGTTTATCCAAAAACGCTAAAAATGATTTTACTGATTTCGACGCGGTGTTTAATGCCCGTATAACTGAGGCTGACGAATTTTATAAGGATGTACAAAAGGAAAACCCAGATGCTGATAGTGTAATGGTGCAGCGCCAGGCTTTTGCAGGTATGTTGTGGACAAAGCAGTTCTACCATTATAACATACACCACTGGCTAAACGGTGACCCCGCAGGACCAAAACCACCTGCAAGCCGGATGAACGGCCGAAACAGCAAATGGATGCATTTAAATACGAAGGATGTAATATCCATGCCCGATAAATGGGAGTATCCGTGGTTTGCATCATGGGATCTGGCTTTTCATTGCTTGCCACTTGCCCGGCTTGATATGAATTTTGCCAAGAACCAGCTAATGCTGCTGGTAAGGGACTGGTATATGCACCCTAATGGCGAGTTTCCGGCCTATGAGTGGGATTTTGCCGATGCTAATCCGCCGGTACTTGCAAAGGTTGCTATGACAATTTACAACCTGGATAAAGATAATAATGAGGGCAAGGGGGATACTTACTTCCTGGAGCGGATCTTTCATAAGCTGATGCTCAACTTTACCTGGTGGGTAAACCGTAAGGACGCTGCCGGTAATAATATATTCGAAGGTGGCTTTTTAGGTCTCGATAATATTGGGGTATTCGACAGGAACGCGCACTTGCCAATGGGTGAGCATCTGGAGCAGGCTGATGGTACAAGCTGGATGGCCATGTACTCATTAAACCTGTTGCGTATGGCTGCTGAGCTGGCTGTTTATAATAAGGCTTATAATGATATCGCCTCCAAATTTTTTGAGCACTTTATATATATAGCCGGGGCAATGGCAAACCTGGGTGATAATAATCAGGGTTTATGGGATGATACCGATGGTTTCTTTTATGATCAGATCCGTTTGCCTGACAATAGTACTGAAAAGATGCGGATAAGAAGCTTGGTTGGCCTAATCCCATTGTTTGCAGCAGAAGTATTGGATGAGAATGATATACTCAATAACCCGATCTTTAAAAACAGGCTAAAGTGGTTTGCTGATAACCGCCCTGATTTGGCCGCATTGGTATCACGCTGGAATGAAAAGAGTAGCACCGGTAAACATCTGATAAGCTTATTGCGCGGTTACCGTATGAAAATGCTGCTTAAATATATGTTGGATGAGAATGAATTTTTAAGCGATTACGGCATCCGCTCAGTTTCAAAATATCATTTGGAACACCCTTATGAAACTACCATAAATGGAGTGAACTTTAGTATTAAATATACACCTGCTGAAAGCGACAGCGGTTTATTTGGCGGCAACAGTAACTGGCGGGGCCCTATATGGATGCCGATGAACTATCTGCTGATAGAAAGCCTGCAACGTTTTTATCAATACTATGGCGATGATTTTAAAATAGAATGCCCAACAGGTTCGGGCGTATTCATGAACCTTAAAGAAGTTGCAAACGAGTTGTACAAACGGGTATCAAGTATATTTTTGCGTGATGATACAGGCAGAAGGCCAGTGTTTGGGGCCTATGATAAAATACAGTATGATGCGTCGTTTAAGGATTATGTGCTGTTCTACGAGTACTTTGATGGCGATAACGGCCGTGGGGTAGGAGCATCACATCAAACAGGTTGGACGGGGTTGATCACAACTTGTTTATATAAGGAGTAA
- a CDS encoding cytochrome ubiquinol oxidase subunit I has product MNDFLAARSQMALSLGFHIIYSCIGMVMPVFMAISHYKWIKTNDHVYKNITQAWSKGVAIFFATGAVSGTMLSFELGLLWPKFMEHAGPIFGMPFSFEGVAFFIEAIALGFFLYGWNRLNKWFHWVTGIVVGVSGVISGILVVSANSWMNSPAGFDYVNGQYINIDPLKAMFNEAWFSEALHMTIAAFAATGFAVAGIHALMILLKRNVNFHTKAFKIAIVFGAVAAILQPLSGDISAKGAARRQPAKSAAMEANYHTVPYSPLLIGGIPDTLNKKVDYGIEIPGLLSFLVYDDFKTPVTGLDKIPQQYQPNVPVTHYAFQLMVAIGMFLLLIALIYFFALWKKKEWLTKDWFFKLFVIATPLGFIAVEAGWTVTEVGRQPWIIQGVMLTSQAVTPMPGIQYSFYLFTFVYFTLSVAVVFLLSRQIKMVPELYDR; this is encoded by the coding sequence ATGAATGATTTTTTAGCAGCCCGCTCGCAAATGGCCTTATCCTTAGGCTTTCATATCATATATTCATGCATTGGTATGGTGATGCCTGTTTTTATGGCGATATCACATTATAAGTGGATAAAAACCAATGATCACGTTTACAAAAACATAACCCAGGCCTGGAGCAAGGGCGTAGCTATATTTTTTGCTACCGGTGCGGTATCAGGTACCATGCTATCGTTTGAACTCGGGCTGTTGTGGCCCAAATTTATGGAACACGCCGGGCCTATATTCGGTATGCCTTTTTCATTTGAAGGTGTTGCATTTTTTATTGAAGCCATAGCCCTCGGCTTTTTTCTTTACGGATGGAACCGCCTTAACAAATGGTTTCACTGGGTTACAGGTATAGTTGTTGGTGTTAGCGGGGTTATTTCGGGCATATTGGTCGTATCAGCCAACTCGTGGATGAACAGTCCGGCCGGTTTTGATTATGTTAATGGACAATATATAAACATCGATCCCCTTAAAGCCATGTTTAATGAGGCCTGGTTCTCAGAGGCATTACACATGACCATCGCGGCATTCGCCGCAACAGGTTTCGCCGTAGCGGGCATACATGCCTTAATGATCTTGTTAAAAAGGAACGTAAACTTCCACACCAAAGCATTTAAAATAGCTATTGTGTTTGGCGCGGTGGCGGCTATTCTGCAACCGCTAAGTGGCGATATATCAGCCAAAGGTGCTGCCAGAAGACAGCCGGCCAAATCAGCAGCGATGGAAGCAAATTACCATACTGTACCTTACTCGCCCCTGCTTATAGGCGGTATACCCGATACGCTTAATAAAAAAGTGGATTATGGCATTGAAATACCCGGTCTGCTGAGCTTTTTAGTTTATGATGATTTTAAAACCCCGGTAACGGGCCTGGATAAAATACCGCAACAATATCAGCCAAATGTACCGGTTACGCATTACGCCTTTCAGCTAATGGTTGCCATAGGCATGTTTTTACTGTTGATAGCCCTTATTTACTTTTTTGCCTTATGGAAGAAAAAGGAATGGCTTACAAAAGACTGGTTCTTCAAACTATTTGTAATAGCCACACCGCTTGGTTTTATAGCCGTTGAAGCAGGCTGGACGGTGACCGAAGTAGGCCGACAGCCATGGATAATACAGGGCGTTATGCTCACCAGCCAGGCAGTTACCCCTATGCCCGGCATACAATATTCTTTTTACCTGTTCACCTTTGTGTATTTTACGCTGAGCGTTGCGGTAGTATTTTTATTGAGCAGGCAAATTAAAATGGTTCCGGAATTGTACGATCGTTAA
- a CDS encoding cytochrome d ubiquinol oxidase subunit II, giving the protein MLYVVIGFLFFAIVLYFLLGGADFGAGIIELFTSDDNKSRTRHTSYQAIGPIWEANHMWLIIAIVILFVGFPVIYSEICTYLHIPLLIMLMGVTARGTAFSFRNYDAVKDDKMQNLYNHIFVYSSFITPLFLGITAGSVISRQVDPAADSFLTAFVFSWLNWFSVAVGFFTVALCGFLAAIYLIGEAKEQFDVKRFTKKAVIMNAAAVGFGGLVFLAAEVENVHLAHWIFGNPVSLTAVIAASVSLVLLWYLLSKGKTKVIRILAGFQVTMILVSVGYRHFPNVMMVKGGNNLSLLTNHAPAATINDLGWALLVGSLFILPALGYLYYSFQKKKEA; this is encoded by the coding sequence ATGCTGTATGTAGTTATTGGTTTTTTGTTTTTTGCTATTGTTTTATACTTCCTGCTTGGCGGTGCCGATTTTGGCGCGGGTATAATTGAACTCTTTACCTCCGATGATAATAAATCGCGTACCCGCCATACCAGCTACCAGGCCATTGGCCCTATATGGGAGGCAAACCATATGTGGCTCATCATAGCTATTGTTATTTTATTTGTAGGCTTCCCGGTTATTTATAGTGAGATATGCACTTACCTGCATATTCCCCTTTTAATTATGCTGATGGGGGTTACTGCACGTGGTACTGCATTCTCATTCCGCAACTATGATGCTGTTAAGGATGATAAAATGCAGAATCTTTATAACCATATATTTGTTTACTCCAGCTTTATAACACCTTTGTTTTTGGGCATTACTGCAGGGAGCGTTATTTCACGGCAGGTAGACCCTGCTGCTGATAGCTTTTTAACAGCCTTTGTATTTAGCTGGCTCAACTGGTTTTCGGTAGCAGTAGGTTTCTTTACGGTGGCCTTATGCGGCTTCCTGGCGGCGATATACCTTATCGGCGAAGCTAAAGAACAATTTGATGTTAAACGCTTCACCAAAAAAGCAGTTATAATGAATGCGGCTGCAGTGGGCTTTGGTGGCCTGGTTTTTTTAGCCGCCGAGGTTGAAAACGTGCATCTTGCCCATTGGATATTTGGCAACCCAGTTAGTTTAACAGCAGTAATAGCGGCATCAGTATCATTAGTATTGCTTTGGTATCTGTTAAGTAAGGGCAAAACCAAAGTCATCAGGATATTGGCCGGCTTTCAGGTTACAATGATATTAGTATCTGTAGGTTATCGGCACTTCCCGAATGTTATGATGGTAAAGGGCGGCAACAACCTGTCATTACTTACCAACCATGCACCTGCAGCAACAATTAATGACCTGGGCTGGGCGCTTTTAGTGGGTAGCTTGTTTATATTACCAGCATTAGGTTATTTATATTACAGTTTTCAAAAAAAGAAAGAAGCATAA
- a CDS encoding DinB family protein — protein MISILQQQYKLIQGSREVALNFIETEVGEALNAPVDAFEKSTMRYLLVHVSNCYLQWMYNFAMDNKLELFNDEEFRTVAGIRSLYADTDDLVKNFLERFADKLDEPITSTLSRNRTITATPLELFTHVTTHEFHHKGQVMTMCRLLGYPPPDTDIIRT, from the coding sequence ATGATCTCTATATTACAACAACAATATAAACTCATTCAGGGTTCAAGAGAAGTAGCGCTGAACTTTATTGAGACAGAGGTAGGCGAAGCATTGAATGCACCTGTTGACGCTTTTGAAAAAAGCACAATGCGTTATTTATTGGTACACGTTTCCAATTGTTATTTACAATGGATGTACAATTTTGCCATGGATAATAAACTTGAACTTTTTAATGATGAAGAATTTCGGACCGTAGCTGGTATACGTTCGCTATATGCAGATACCGATGATCTGGTAAAAAACTTTCTGGAAAGATTTGCTGATAAATTAGATGAACCTATTACCAGCACACTCTCACGTAACCGCACAATCACAGCCACTCCGCTTGAATTATTTACCCATGTTACAACCCACGAGTTTCATCACAAAGGCCAGGTGATGACCATGTGCCGCCTATTGGGTTATCCGCCACCGGATACAGATATTATCCGTACTTAA
- a CDS encoding SLBB domain-containing protein codes for MKYLKFALLSVIITTFCLSTKPVSAQNISSVNVNNLSDAQVQQMVQQAHAAGLSDNQIVQQAEDKGMSADQGQLLQKRIEALRSSGTSAQTDSDATQSQSRALNYNSTGLNQQKPYSNQADTAPKIFGADLFRNNNLTFEPNLNLATPVNYIVGPSDQLNINVYGNSIVNWKLNVSPEGNINIPGIGIVNVAGKTIEQATALIKSKLAANNYAVGHGTNVQVSLGNIRSIKVILVGEVQKPGSYTLPSLATVFNALYAAGGPTKNGSFRQIEVIRNNRIIRRLDVYDFLVKGEQKDNIGLQDQDIIRIPTYRVRVQMTGEVKTPALFEVLPGETLQDVIGFAGGFTDQAYTALIKVSQISDQQRKITDITEADYKNYIPLRGDIYTVDHILNRFENRVTINGAVFRPGQYELQKGLTLMQLIQKAAGIKEDAFTGLGTITRLNPDNTTGIISFNLKDLINKTIADIPLQREDVISISSIFDLRDKYTVTIKGAIRRGGIFAYADSISVEDLIIKAGGFAEGGSPKRIEVARRVNDSDPNSKSSSVAQVFQVDVNAELDKELVNFRLKPYDIVSVYSLPGYEMQRTVKIDGEVLYPGYYVIKNKNEKISDIVARAGGLSASADVEGGTLKRSNTAILGVDKNKTDTAELARERIARLARLHKTYKDSTNVAEDTTLRNNFVGIDLKRILEKPGSNIDLLVEDGDEIRIPKQQQIVRVNGEVLYPSAVVYTDGKSFKDYVLNAGGFSPEALKRGAYIVYANGTVKGTSKFLFFNTHPKVKPGSEIYVPKKPEPKGDTTGKIIGYTTALASLGAIILGILSLHK; via the coding sequence ATGAAATATTTAAAATTCGCCCTGCTTTCTGTAATAATTACAACCTTTTGTTTGAGTACTAAGCCTGTTTCAGCTCAAAATATATCAAGCGTAAATGTCAATAATTTGTCTGACGCCCAAGTTCAGCAAATGGTACAGCAGGCACATGCTGCTGGCTTAAGTGATAATCAAATTGTACAGCAGGCTGAAGATAAGGGCATGTCTGCCGATCAGGGACAGCTCCTGCAAAAACGCATAGAGGCTTTGAGAAGCTCGGGAACAAGTGCACAAACAGATAGTGATGCAACCCAATCTCAGTCGCGTGCGCTCAACTACAATAGTACCGGATTAAATCAGCAAAAGCCATATTCGAACCAGGCTGATACTGCACCAAAGATATTTGGAGCAGACCTGTTTAGAAATAACAACTTAACTTTTGAACCCAATTTAAATTTAGCAACACCGGTAAACTACATAGTCGGCCCTAGCGACCAGCTAAATATAAATGTTTATGGCAATTCAATAGTTAACTGGAAACTGAATGTATCACCCGAGGGGAATATCAACATCCCAGGTATCGGCATAGTAAATGTTGCCGGTAAAACTATTGAGCAAGCTACCGCGCTTATAAAAAGTAAACTGGCAGCTAATAACTATGCCGTGGGGCATGGCACCAATGTACAGGTTAGTTTAGGCAATATCAGGAGTATTAAAGTGATTTTGGTTGGCGAAGTGCAAAAACCCGGTTCCTATACATTACCATCATTAGCAACGGTATTTAATGCATTATATGCCGCTGGCGGGCCCACTAAAAATGGTTCATTCCGCCAGATTGAGGTTATCAGAAACAACCGTATCATCAGGCGGTTAGACGTTTATGACTTTTTAGTTAAAGGTGAGCAGAAAGACAATATTGGTTTACAGGATCAGGATATTATCCGGATCCCTACTTACCGCGTCCGTGTTCAAATGACAGGCGAAGTAAAGACTCCTGCCCTGTTTGAGGTTCTACCGGGTGAAACCTTACAAGATGTGATAGGATTTGCCGGTGGTTTTACCGATCAGGCATATACGGCACTGATTAAAGTTTCCCAGATCAGTGACCAGCAGCGCAAAATAACAGATATTACCGAAGCTGATTATAAAAATTACATCCCGCTGCGTGGTGATATTTATACCGTTGACCATATATTGAACCGTTTTGAAAACCGTGTTACCATAAATGGTGCAGTTTTCAGGCCTGGGCAATATGAATTACAAAAAGGCTTAACATTAATGCAATTGATACAAAAAGCCGCTGGTATAAAGGAAGATGCTTTTACGGGCCTGGGTACTATTACAAGGTTAAATCCTGATAATACCACCGGGATCATATCCTTTAATTTAAAAGACCTTATTAATAAAACTATTGCAGATATCCCCCTACAACGGGAGGATGTAATAAGCATATCATCCATTTTTGATTTGCGTGACAAATATACCGTTACTATAAAAGGAGCGATACGCAGAGGTGGGATATTTGCTTATGCTGATAGCATTAGTGTGGAAGACCTGATTATTAAAGCCGGCGGCTTTGCCGAAGGTGGAAGCCCTAAGCGTATTGAAGTAGCACGCCGTGTAAATGATAGCGACCCTAACTCAAAAAGCAGCTCAGTAGCACAGGTATTTCAGGTTGATGTTAATGCGGAACTTGATAAGGAATTGGTAAACTTCAGGCTAAAACCATATGATATTGTATCAGTTTATAGCCTGCCTGGATATGAAATGCAAAGAACGGTGAAGATTGATGGTGAAGTATTGTATCCGGGTTATTATGTTATCAAAAATAAAAACGAAAAGATATCGGATATAGTGGCACGGGCAGGTGGTTTATCAGCATCAGCAGATGTGGAGGGTGGTACACTTAAACGTAGTAACACTGCTATACTCGGCGTTGATAAAAACAAAACAGATACAGCAGAATTGGCCCGGGAAAGAATAGCGCGTTTAGCACGCTTACATAAGACCTATAAAGACTCAACAAACGTTGCAGAAGATACTACACTTAGAAATAACTTTGTAGGAATAGACCTAAAAAGGATTTTAGAAAAACCAGGCAGCAATATTGACCTGCTGGTTGAGGATGGAGATGAGATAAGAATACCTAAACAACAGCAAATAGTGAGGGTTAATGGCGAAGTCCTGTACCCCAGCGCCGTTGTGTACACCGATGGAAAGAGCTTTAAAGATTATGTATTAAATGCCGGGGGCTTTTCACCTGAAGCATTAAAAAGAGGCGCATATATTGTTTATGCTAACGGGACAGTAAAAGGAACATCAAAATTCCTATTCTTCAACACCCACCCCAAAGTAAAGCCGGGAAGCGAAATATATGTACCTAAAAAACCGGAACCCAAAGGTGATACTACAGGAAAAATAATAGGGTATACAACTGCCCTGGCATCATTAGGTGCCATAATTCTGGGTATATTAAGTTTACATAAATAA
- a CDS encoding GumC domain-containing protein, whose protein sequence is MNQADLEKKTVINEEIYVMDLAGEIKKLIVYLKHKWLNILVVAILGGALGIAYSIYTKPLYKAVCTFVLDDAKSGGFGGQYAGLASLAGINIGGSSGGIFQGDNILQLYSSRTMIEKALLGTADFNGKKSLLIDRFLESYKIREKWTDSKLTNINFNGDPDKFNRQQDSIISNLVELFNAKILDVSKPDKKLDIINVTVITKDELFSKTFTDQLVKTVNDFYIQTKTKKEYQNVQILQHRADSVKLALNSSIIGVASAIDADPNANPQLIALRVPSQKRQVDVQTNTAIYSAMIQNLELAKISLRQEMPLIQIIDSPVLPLTVNKTSKIKGFLVGFLTSAFFITIILAIRKLIK, encoded by the coding sequence ATGAATCAAGCTGATCTTGAAAAAAAAACTGTTATTAATGAAGAAATTTATGTTATGGATTTGGCAGGCGAAATAAAAAAACTGATAGTATATCTTAAACATAAATGGCTGAATATCCTTGTTGTTGCAATTCTGGGAGGAGCATTAGGAATAGCATATTCTATTTATACTAAGCCACTTTATAAGGCGGTTTGCACTTTTGTACTTGATGATGCTAAAAGCGGTGGATTTGGCGGCCAATATGCTGGCCTTGCTTCATTAGCGGGAATAAATATTGGAGGCAGTAGCGGAGGTATTTTTCAGGGCGATAACATACTTCAATTATACAGTTCAAGAACAATGATTGAAAAAGCATTGCTTGGGACTGCAGATTTTAACGGTAAAAAATCACTGTTGATAGATAGATTTCTTGAAAGTTATAAAATTAGAGAAAAATGGACGGACAGTAAATTAACCAATATAAACTTTAATGGTGATCCGGATAAATTTAACAGGCAACAAGATAGTATAATCTCCAATCTTGTTGAATTATTTAATGCAAAAATTCTGGATGTATCAAAACCAGATAAAAAGCTTGATATTATCAATGTAACAGTTATTACTAAAGATGAACTGTTTTCTAAAACCTTTACAGATCAGCTAGTTAAAACTGTTAATGATTTTTACATACAAACAAAAACAAAAAAGGAATACCAAAATGTCCAGATTTTACAACATAGGGCAGATAGCGTAAAACTGGCTTTAAATTCATCTATAATTGGTGTGGCATCAGCAATAGATGCTGACCCGAACGCTAATCCACAATTAATTGCACTAAGAGTACCATCCCAAAAAAGGCAGGTAGACGTACAAACTAATACAGCTATATATAGTGCAATGATACAAAACCTGGAATTAGCAAAAATTTCACTACGTCAAGAAATGCCTTTAATACAAATAATTGATAGTCCTGTACTACCTTTAACCGTAAATAAAACAAGCAAAATAAAAGGCTTTTTGGTAGGCTTTTTGACATCGGCATTCTTTATAACAATAATACTGGCTATTAGAAAATTGATTAAATAG